In the genome of Bacillus thuringiensis, the window GCGAAGAATATCTAGGGCATAATGAAAATTTAGGATTATGGCGAGACTATCATTTACGTCTTACAGGAGAAGGGGTTCAAGATTTACAAAAGCAATTTTTGCATGACTGGTTTGATGATACGAAACAGAATTTATTGAATGCTTCTCTCTATTTTCCAAAACAACACAAAGGTACCATCCTACATCAATTTATTCCGACTGATGGTGCTTATTTACAGCATACTTTTTTACATTTAATTAGAGAGGCGAAAAAAGAAATCTTTATCGGTACACCATATTTCATTCCAGGGAAAAAAATTATGGATGCCTTATTAAAAGCAAGAGAAAGAGGGGTTCAAATCACAATTCTCGTTCCAGAAAAAGCTGATCACCCTCTCGTTCGAGAAGCAAAATTCCCGTACTGCCGAAAATTAATACAGGCTGGTTGCAATATTTACGCATTTCAACAAGGTTTTTTTCACGCCAAAATTATTATAGTGGATGATGATATTTGTGATATCGGAACAGCAAACTTTGATATGAGAAGTTTATATATTAACCATGAAATAAACTGCCTGTTATATAATAAACATTTCATTCAAACAGTAAAAAATAAATTCCATGAAGATCTAGAGAATGCATCCGTACTTTCCTATAGCGATGTAAACCCACCTTCTCTTATCGATAGAGGAAAGGAATGGATTGGAACAATGTTTGCTTTCTTTTTATAGGAAAGACAATGAATAAAAGAGGTGTATCTCATATGATTATGCGATTTGGATATGTCTCACATGCAATGGCACTCTGGGACTGTTCTCCTGCCAAAACAATGACGTTTACAAGCTTTAAAAAACTCAGTAAACAAGAGCGAGAAGACAAACTGTACCATGTTATAAGGCAAAATTTAGAGCACACAATACGTATCCTTCATTACAATATAGCGCATGAAATCCCGCTATATCGCCTATCGTCTTCCATCGTTCCACTTGCAACACATCCCGAAGTCGAATTTGACTATATTGGGGTATTCACACCACTTTGGCGTAAAATAGGCGCTTTAATTAAAGAACACAATTTACGAATAAGTTTTCATCCAAATCAATTTACGTTATTTACAAGCGACAAGCCACATATTACTACTAACGCTATTACGGATATGACTTATCATTATAAAATATTGGATGCTATAGGCATTGCAGATTCTTCTTACATTAATATTCATGTAGGTGGAGCCTATGGAAATAAAGAAAAGGCAATTGAGCGCTTCCATGAAAACATAAAAAAACTTCCTGCACATATAAAAAAACAAATGACTCTTGAAAACGATGATAAAACATATACAACTTCTGAAACTTTATCAATTTGCCAAAAAGAAAATATCCCATTTGTATTTGATTATCATCATCATATGGCCAATCTTTGCGAGGAACCACTAGAAGGGTTGCTTCCTGCAATTTTTGAAACTTGGTCACATACAAATATCTCTCCTAAAGTTCACATTTCCTCCCCGAGATCGGAAAAAGAATTTAGGGCTCATGCTGAATATATCGATTTAGAGTTTATTAAGCCCTTCTTACACGTTGCAAAAAAAAACAATCATAATTTCGATATTATGATTGAAAGTAAACAAAAAGACTTAGCACTATTCCAATTAATAGATGAACTTTCTGCTATAAGAGGAATTAAAAGAATAGGTGGTGCAAAGTTACAGTGGTAAATTGTAACTTTGCACCATTATTTCAAAAAAGTAATTTTTATAGTAAAAAATATTCTATTTTATATGCTATTATTTAAATTAGCATTTTCTCCCCGAGATTCAACTTTATTGAAACGGAGTCATAATATGATTAATCAAAAAAAGTATATACAATCTGTCATAATATACATATTTATATTTGCTCTTTGGATATTCCTTATACCAAATGAGTTGAATATAAAAGAAATCGGGATTCTTTTCTTATTCTGTTTCGCTGCACTTTTTTCTTGCTATTGCTTATGTAAAGCGATTAGAAAAATGACGCATGGTGATAAATTATTTTGGATTTTATTATTATGTACTTGTCTATGCGGGTTAGCTATGGAGATAACTTTATTCCTTCATTCACTTTCTATTCATGAGCAAGTTATATTCTCATATAAAGCATTACCTTTTTTTATCATACAATATGTTTTACTCTTTGTTGGATTTGCTATAAAGTTTATAAAAATTTACTCTATTAAGGGTCTTGCTCAATTTTCATTCGATAGCATCTTTATTGTTATTATGAACATTTATTTCACTTTAACTTTTATCTTGGACCTTTCAAGCTTCCGTATGCTAACAAAGGAAACTTGGATTTTAATTGGCTATTTTATTGCACAATCATTAGTAATTTACGCAGTTATTAGTCTATATAGAAGAGAACAATATTCTTCTAGTAGAATCGCATTAATTATCGGTTTCACTATTATACTCGTATATGGTTACATTCATCTGTTTCAATTAAATTTTGGGATGAAAACTTCTCCTGAATTTAATTATTTAATACACACTGCTTCTATTTTATTAATTGGACTTTCTTCCATACTATATATCTTGGATAAACCAATGCAACATGAAACGAAAGCAAAATATTATCGATTCGATTATGTACGTTTCATACTACCTTATTTTAGTATAATTATTACTTTTTCCTTTATTATCATTCAACCTTGGGATGATAAATTTATGTTAATTGGTCTCGTATTATCACTTATTTTGTTATTCTTGAGACAACTTTACATATGGAAAGATAATCAAGCACTAATCCTTACATACGAACAGTTGACTACACAACTAGAGGACGAAGTTGAAGAAGGTGCATTTGCATTATCAAAAAGTGAACAACGCTATAAATCTTTATTCGAAGATCATCCCGATGCCGTTTTCTCTTTAAATATGAATGGTATTTTTCAACAATCTAATAAGGCGTGCGAAAGCTTATTTACTGCCTATTATTGCGAAGTAGCAAGCTATACTCTGGTACACTTCATTGATTCAAAAGACCACGAACTACTAAAGAAGGCTTTACAAATTACAAAGGAAGGCAGGCCACAAACGTTAGAAGTTCGTACAAAAGAACAAGAAGGCTATTATTATTATCTCCATATTACACTTATCCCTATTTTTATAAACAAAGAAGTGGTCGGAATGTTTGGGATAGCGCGTGATATTACCACTTTATATGAAAAACAAAAACAAGTAGAGCATTTAGCCTTTCACGATGCACTTACTGGATTACCAAATCGCCGAAAATTCGAAAAGGATTTAAAAGCCATGTTAAATACAGCACAAACTAACGCAAATGATGTTGCTGTCATATTCCTTGATTTAGATCGATTTAAAAAAATTAACGATAGACTTGGTCATGACGTCGGAGATTTATTATTAATTGAAGTAGCAAAAAGACTACGCGGTTGCTTGCGTTCAAAAGATGTCGTCGCTCGCCAAGGTGGAGATGAGTTTACAATTCTATTACCAGAAATGTATTCAGAAAAAAGTGCAATTTTTATAGCTGAACAGATTTTAACTATTTTAAACAAACCATTCTTCATTCAAGGCGAAGAACTCTCTATTACACCAAGTATCGGAATTGCGATGTATCCTGATTATGGAACTGATGTAAATGAGTTAATGAAAAATGCTGATATGGCTATGTACCGTGCGAAGGCAAATGGAAAAAACAGATTTGTTTTCTTCTCAAAAGAAATGAGTATTGCTCAAAATGAAATTCAATTCTTAGAAGGTGAACTTTCAAAAGCATTACAACAAAATGAATTTTTCCTTGAATATCAGCCACAAGTAAGCACAAAAACAAAACAAATTATCGGTTTTGAAGCATTAATACGTTGGAAGCATCCAAAACTCGGTATCGTATCTCCTGCCCAATTTATCCCTCTAGCAGAGGAAACCGGTTTTATTATTGAACTTGGCAATTGGATTTTACGTACTGCCTGTTTAGAGGCAAAAAGATGGCATAATCAAGGGTTTTCTCACTTAAAAGTTGGTGTGAATTTATCTGTTGTTCAATTTAACCATGCAGATTTAATCCCAACTATTTCAAAGGTGTTGGAAGAAACAGAACTGAAACCAGAAGCACTAGATATTGAAATTACGGAAAGCATCGCAATTAATCAAAATCAATCTGTAGTTGCAAAACTAGAACAACTTCAAAATCTCGGTATTCAAATTTCAATCGATGACTTTGGAACTGGTTATAGTTCTTTAGCTTATTTAACAAAATATCCAATTAACATATTAAAAATTGCTCGAGAGTTTATTTGTGGAATTACAACTAGCCCTTTAGAAGAAGCAATTGTCTCTTCCATTATTACACTATCAAAAGAACTAAATTTAGAAGTGATTGCAGAAGGTGTAGAAACAGAAGAAGAATGGGACTTTTTACATAGACAAAATTGTGATCACATTCAAGGGTTCTTTATTAGCAAACCTGTTTCTAGTAAAGACGTTTGGATGTTACTCCATAAAAAAACAACCGTCTAAATAAGGCGGTTGTTTTTTAAAACTCAAAAGGTAAATCTGCAGCTACTTGTACCTCTTGATCATTATGAGAAATTATTTGACTTTTCTCTAATGCTGTATCACCTAATGAAATACCCCATGCCATTGCTAACGTTAATAAACTACCAATAAGTAATTTCTTCATATTCCATCACCCACATTTTTTACTTTTAATATATCATGAAAATTTATTCACATTGTATGCAATTATGCATATCCACTTTTTAGGTTGTTTATCTGCTGATTTTATTTACAAGCGCTTCTTTATATGCATGCATTTCTAATATATCAAAAAAGAAACTTGCCTTCTTATATGCATCTTCAATCTCTGCCTCTTCATACTCCAACTTCCTTAGGCATTCACCTCTTTGATAATATAGCTGTCCAATTAATGCCATACTATTAATTCGGCATGATATTTCAATCGCTTTATTTACTTGATAAAGTGATTCTTCATATCGACTATCTAAGTATAATGCTTTTGCATGATTATACCTTACCTTCACGTCAAATTCTTCATTATCATGCAATGCCTCTAATTGTTTTAATATTTGTTCAAATAAATCAATACCCTTCTTCAAATAGCCATTTTCAGCATAAATGTTTGCAATTGCGTTTTCAATATAAAGATTCTGATATACATCTATTCCTGTCAATTGTTGATTGAGCAATTTCTTTAATTCTAAAATACAATATTCGTAATCGACTTTTTTCAATACGTAAGCAGCTACATAATATTGCCATTGAAGAAATTGCTGGAATTCAGGATGATATTCTTCCTTTTTCAGCTCATTCCATACTTTATTATAAATTTCTTTATATCTTTTTTGCTTACAAAGCATAATGACTTGATCTTTAAACTGTTTTTTTCTTTCAATATCCGAATAAATGAGTACCTCATAAAAATGAATAATGGGAATTTGTAATTTTGCTGCAATACC includes:
- the cls gene encoding cardiolipin synthase — its product is MLYLSLLLISIALWITIDLSYGRFLHLKRVSSRTFPLRQSDFHLYTYGKDLYDALFTDIKQAQHHIHILFFIVKNDKISREFLKLLIDKAQEGIEVRLLLDRFGSHYLSNESIRSLQKHGVSFSFCHKVKFPLPFFSANQRNHRKITVIDGKTGYIGGFNIGEEYLGHNENLGLWRDYHLRLTGEGVQDLQKQFLHDWFDDTKQNLLNASLYFPKQHKGTILHQFIPTDGAYLQHTFLHLIREAKKEIFIGTPYFIPGKKIMDALLKARERGVQITILVPEKADHPLVREAKFPYCRKLIQAGCNIYAFQQGFFHAKIIIVDDDICDIGTANFDMRSLYINHEINCLLYNKHFIQTVKNKFHEDLENASVLSYSDVNPPSLIDRGKEWIGTMFAFFL
- the uvsE gene encoding UV DNA damage repair endonuclease UvsE; amino-acid sequence: MIMRFGYVSHAMALWDCSPAKTMTFTSFKKLSKQEREDKLYHVIRQNLEHTIRILHYNIAHEIPLYRLSSSIVPLATHPEVEFDYIGVFTPLWRKIGALIKEHNLRISFHPNQFTLFTSDKPHITTNAITDMTYHYKILDAIGIADSSYINIHVGGAYGNKEKAIERFHENIKKLPAHIKKQMTLENDDKTYTTSETLSICQKENIPFVFDYHHHMANLCEEPLEGLLPAIFETWSHTNISPKVHISSPRSEKEFRAHAEYIDLEFIKPFLHVAKKNNHNFDIMIESKQKDLALFQLIDELSAIRGIKRIGGAKLQW
- a CDS encoding DUF4084 domain-containing protein, encoding MINQKKYIQSVIIYIFIFALWIFLIPNELNIKEIGILFLFCFAALFSCYCLCKAIRKMTHGDKLFWILLLCTCLCGLAMEITLFLHSLSIHEQVIFSYKALPFFIIQYVLLFVGFAIKFIKIYSIKGLAQFSFDSIFIVIMNIYFTLTFILDLSSFRMLTKETWILIGYFIAQSLVIYAVISLYRREQYSSSRIALIIGFTIILVYGYIHLFQLNFGMKTSPEFNYLIHTASILLIGLSSILYILDKPMQHETKAKYYRFDYVRFILPYFSIIITFSFIIIQPWDDKFMLIGLVLSLILLFLRQLYIWKDNQALILTYEQLTTQLEDEVEEGAFALSKSEQRYKSLFEDHPDAVFSLNMNGIFQQSNKACESLFTAYYCEVASYTLVHFIDSKDHELLKKALQITKEGRPQTLEVRTKEQEGYYYYLHITLIPIFINKEVVGMFGIARDITTLYEKQKQVEHLAFHDALTGLPNRRKFEKDLKAMLNTAQTNANDVAVIFLDLDRFKKINDRLGHDVGDLLLIEVAKRLRGCLRSKDVVARQGGDEFTILLPEMYSEKSAIFIAEQILTILNKPFFIQGEELSITPSIGIAMYPDYGTDVNELMKNADMAMYRAKANGKNRFVFFSKEMSIAQNEIQFLEGELSKALQQNEFFLEYQPQVSTKTKQIIGFEALIRWKHPKLGIVSPAQFIPLAEETGFIIELGNWILRTACLEAKRWHNQGFSHLKVGVNLSVVQFNHADLIPTISKVLEETELKPEALDIEITESIAINQNQSVVAKLEQLQNLGIQISIDDFGTGYSSLAYLTKYPINILKIAREFICGITTSPLEEAIVSSIITLSKELNLEVIAEGVETEEEWDFLHRQNCDHIQGFFISKPVSSKDVWMLLHKKTTV
- a CDS encoding quorum-sensing peptide PapR, which produces MKKLLIGSLLTLAMAWGISLGDTALEKSQIISHNDQEVQVAADLPFEF
- a CDS encoding helix-turn-helix domain-containing protein, with protein sequence MHAEKLGSEIKKIRVLRGLTQKQLSENICHQSEVSRIESGAVYPSMDILQGIAAKLQIPIIHFYEVLIYSDIERKKQFKDQVIMLCKQKRYKEIYNKVWNELKKEEYHPEFQQFLQWQYYVAAYVLKKVDYEYCILELKKLLNQQLTGIDVYQNLYIENAIANIYAENGYLKKGIDLFEQILKQLEALHDNEEFDVKVRYNHAKALYLDSRYEESLYQVNKAIEISCRINSMALIGQLYYQRGECLRKLEYEEAEIEDAYKKASFFFDILEMHAYKEALVNKISR